In the genome of Streptomyces sp. V2I9, one region contains:
- a CDS encoding ATP-binding cassette domain-containing protein gives MERIDKNAGSGRNAVEVRGLVKHYGATRALDGVDLDVREGTVLGVLGPNGAGKTTLVRCLSTLVTPDAGHAVVAGYDVVRQPRQLRRTIGLTGQYASVDEKLSGRENLYMIGRLLDLSRTQARARADELLERFSLTEAAKRACMEYSGGMRRRLDLAASMIGSPAVLYLDEPTTGLDPRTRNEVWDEVQRMVAEGATVLLTTQYMEEAEQLATELTVIDRGRIIARGGVDELKAKVGGRTLQIRPSDPAELSAMAQAIREAGLDGIAGAQAVPDEGLLYVPILSDEQLTAVIGVLGVRGFSLAHVSTALPSLDEVFLAITGDKATPLTDQAPQEAAA, from the coding sequence ATGGAACGAATCGACAAGAACGCCGGCAGCGGCCGGAACGCCGTCGAGGTGCGGGGGCTGGTCAAGCACTACGGCGCGACCAGAGCGCTGGACGGGGTGGACCTCGACGTGCGCGAGGGCACCGTCCTCGGTGTGCTCGGCCCCAACGGCGCCGGCAAGACCACTCTCGTACGCTGCCTGTCCACCCTGGTCACCCCCGACGCCGGTCACGCGGTCGTCGCGGGCTACGACGTGGTGAGGCAGCCCCGGCAGCTCCGCCGGACCATCGGCCTCACCGGCCAGTACGCCTCGGTCGACGAGAAGCTCTCCGGCCGGGAGAACCTCTACATGATCGGGCGGCTGCTCGACCTGTCCCGCACACAGGCGCGGGCCCGTGCCGACGAGCTGCTGGAGCGGTTCTCGCTCACCGAGGCCGCCAAGCGGGCGTGCATGGAGTACTCCGGCGGGATGCGCCGCCGGCTCGACCTGGCCGCCTCCATGATCGGCAGCCCTGCGGTCCTCTACCTGGACGAGCCGACGACCGGTCTTGACCCCCGTACCCGCAACGAGGTGTGGGACGAGGTGCAGCGGATGGTCGCCGAGGGCGCGACGGTCCTGCTGACCACCCAGTACATGGAGGAGGCCGAACAGCTCGCCACGGAGCTGACGGTCATCGACCGGGGCAGGATCATCGCGCGGGGCGGGGTCGACGAGCTGAAGGCGAAGGTCGGCGGGCGCACGCTCCAGATCCGGCCGTCGGACCCCGCTGAGCTGTCCGCGATGGCGCAGGCGATCCGGGAGGCCGGGCTCGACGGGATCGCCGGGGCGCAGGCCGTGCCCGACGAGGGGCTGCTGTACGTGCCGATCCTCAGCGACGAGCAGCTGACCGCCGTCATCGGGGTGCTGGGCGTCCGGGGCTTCTCCCTCGCCCATGTCTCCACCGCTCTGCCCAGCCTCGACGAGGTGTTCCTCGCGATCACCGGCGACAAGGCCACCCCTCTCACCGACCAGGCTCCCCAGGAGGCCGCCGCATGA